The Leadbetterella byssophila DSM 17132 DNA window CAAGTGAAGTTAAAATTTGAGCAGCTTCTTAGAGAAAAAAGGACACAAAAAAGAGGGGTGTTACCCCTCTCCTTATTTACCCTGAATAGTCTTTATGATCTCATCCCCTACGGCGGTTCGGAGGTTCAGAGTAGATATCTTCACATTGTCTCTAGTGGGGTATACCCTGTTTGATAGGAAAACATACACTAAGTTATACTTTGGATCTACCCAAGTAAACGTTCCGGTAAAACCGGAATGCCCATAACTGGACGGAGATGCCAGTTGAGGACCGTTTGTAATCTTCTTGTCAAAATCTAACTTATCAAATGCTATCCCTCTTCGGTTTCCTTCATCAGGAAACTGATAAGAAGTCACTTCATCTATAACTTCAGGCTTGATGTATTGCTGCCCACCGTAATAACCCTTTTGCAAATACATCTGCATTAACTTCATTAAATCATTTGCATTACCAAAAAGACCGGCATGGCCAGAAATACCGTTTAACATTCCGGCTCCTTCATCGTGAACCCTACCGTGTATCAATGTCTTTCTAAACAATGTATCCTTCTCTGTAGGTGCAATTTGATCTAGGGAGTAGAATCTTCTAGGATTATAGGTCAAACTATAAGCACCTAAACCATGATAGGTTTCTTTCAAGTAATCTTCCCACTTCTTACCGGTTAGTTTCTCCATAAAGATGGGGTAGGTATAATAGTGTAAATCAGAATAAACATACCCTTGATTTACGTTTACCGGTGAACTTTCAATCTGTTTAAAGATATACTCTACCCTATTCTTATTCATAAATAAGGTATCTGCGATTTCTACGCTAAACACTTCTGAGCGGGTATTGGAAAAAATCCCCGGATGCCAGGTGATGGTGGAAGCGTCTAAACATTTCTTCCAGATACCAGGAACTTCTGCTAAGGTCCTTTCATAATTTACAGGATTTGCGGGTTTTCTTCCAAAAAGTTTATCCCAAAATGTCTTTTGTCTCACATCATGAATAAACTCTCCTTCCCATTCCGGATGTAGGCTCAAGGCCTTTTTCAATGTAGCCACAGAATCTACGCAGTTCATCCAGAATGGAATCCATGCTTTCAAACCTGCTCTATGTGTAAGCATGTTTCTAAAGGTCATTGACTCCTTATCTGAACCTTTGAATGGTTCATGATAATTACCAAAAGTTTGGTCTAGATCAAATTTATTCTCGCTCATCAATTGCATTACCGCCAAAGCAGAGGTGCTGATTTTCGTTACACTAGCCAGGTCATATAGATCATTCATTTGAACCAATCCAGGGACTTTTCTCCCTGCTTTAGCTCCTTTAATGACGGATGTTCCGGCTACAGAGTTATCCATCACTTCATTCAAGTTAGCTTGTTGGAACTTCATACCATCCGTACTGATCTGTGGAGCTGCGGCTGCCTGTTCGTAGGTATGGAATCCGTATGGCTTTTCATAGATGACACGTCCATCCTTCGCTATCTGTAATACAGCCCCCGGGTATGCTTTTTCCTTGATGCCTAATTGCATCACGGAATCCACTCTTGCTACTAATACTTTGGAATCAATTCCAACCATTTCAGGCACTCCATAAGCTAAGCGTCCCAACTTTTGTACCCAAATGCCATCTCCATATTTGAAGCTATCATTCACTGTCACCGGCAATCTACCGTTCATTTCTATACCACCGAATACACCCATAGCGGCAGCTTCCTCCATGTACGAAGTAACTTGATTAGCCAATACAATATCTTGATAAGGCAAAGACAACTTATCTAATACATAAGGATTACCCAAAACCACTAACACCGCTCGTGAGGGGATCAATGATAAAGCTTCTAACATATAAGGTTCTAAGCCATAGTTAGCACCCGGTCTATTATTGCTTAAATGCAAGGCCACAATTAGATTACCATCTATCTTGACCGCTTCTTTTAATTCATCTAAAGTAGAAGTTTTATGCACGGACACGGACTTAGTTTGAGTATACTTCGCTGCCATGTTTTGGAAAGATGATACCCCTTCAGCCCCTATGGAAATCACAGCAGTAGGCTTTCTTAAGTCTTTAATAGGTAGATTACTAGCTCTTAAAGCGACTAATGATCTCTCAGCCATCCATCTATTTACCACATCAGATTCTATGGTGTTTAGATCTTCCAATAAACCTTCCATCTTAATAGGTTCGTACCTATCCAATCCTACCCAAGCTTTTGCTTTTAAGATCTTTTTCACTCTTTCGTCTAAGAGCTTCATTGGTATTTTACCGGATATCGCCGCGTTTTTCAAGGCTTCAAAAGCAGTAGGAACATCCATGAAGGTTTCAAGAATATCATTTCCCGCTAAGAAAGCCTCCACCATAGCCTCGCCAGGTTTAAAATTCTTTACGGCACCCTGCATATCCATGGCATCAGTAAAGGTCAAACCTTCGAATCCCAGCTCCTTCCTCAGCAGTTCTGAGACGATCTTGGTAGAGAAGGTGGAAGCTAGTCCTGATTTCGGTTCAAGGGCAGGTATATTCAAATGCGCAGTCATAATACCCGTCAGACCATTCTGAATCAAATATTTGAATGGAAAAAGCTCATTTTCGCTTAAATACTCCTTGCTATGTGAAATTACAGGAAGATCATGGTGTGAATCTACTCCGGTATCTCCATGACCTGGAAAATGCTTGGCAGCTGTCAATAGACGCTGAGACTGCATACCTTTCATATAAGCCAGTGCCTTATTCGCAACGGTCCATTTATCTTCACCGAAGGATCGGAAATTGATTACAGGATTTTTAGGATTATTATTAATATCTACTACGGGCGCATAGTTCACATGGATACCCATACGTTTCGACTGCTTACCCACTTCCACTCCCATTCTGTACATGAGATCATCGCCTCCTTGTATTGCTCCAAGTGCCATTTGATAGGGAAATCTCACGGTACTATCTAGGCGCATAGCCATTCCCCATTCCATATCTACCCCTACTAACATAGGGACTTTGGATAAAGCCTGAAGTTCATTTGTGATGGAAGCCTGAACGGTAGGTTGACCTGCGAAGAAGACAATTCCCCCTAACTTATATTGTTTCACCCACTCTTTAAGAACCTCCGGCTTATAGCCTTGCCCTGAGAAATTTCCTCTTGGCATGAGTATTTGCCCCACCTTATCTTCTAAGGTCAAGGTATTGAAAACGGAATCCACCCAAGCCATATTGGTCTTAGTCAGGAATTCCGGTTTGATTTGAGCCTGTGCATATTGGGCACATGCTAAGGCTAATCCGATTAAAATTTTTCGCATAGTATTCGATGAAAGAACTCAAAATTACGCAAAAAGTCCATACCTCTGGGCATGGACTTTTCAAATATGGTATTCTATTCTATTATTAAGATTTCTTGAAACGTGCAGCTAACCATCGTCCCATTTTCTTCTCCTTTTCCCAAAAGAAAGAAAACTGCCCTAGACAAAATCCATAAGCCAAGAGAAGGACCTGATAGGCAGGAAAAACGAATAAGATGTAAGTAATGGTTTTTATCCAAAGGGAAGTTTGCTCATTAAAACCTAGAATGGAAAACAAGCCTTTCCTCAGAAATACCACTGAAGAGCCTGCCAAAGAAAACACTACCAAAACAGCTATAACATGAAATAAGCTTTCTAATCCCCACTTTTCTTGTAAACGTACTAAAACGCCCGACTTTGCTTGATTCTCCATATTCATTTAATTCTCTGCAAAATTACATTGCTTTTGAGATATGTACATAGTTTATTTGCTTATATTCATTACAAATTACAAGGGCTAACATGAAGGTTACTAGAAAATCCGCGATAAAAACATTAGGATTAATAGGATTTAGTGCAAACGTACTCGGAAATAATAAAGAAGAGTTCTCAGCATTCAGAGAAGAGTTTAAGGTGGCTTGGCGAAGTTCCAGAAAATACACCCTAGAACTTTATAATCAAATGCCGGAAAAACTCATGGATTATAAATATACTCCGGAATCATTTTCATGGAGGACTCAATTTGTGCATTGTATCATTTTCAATGCAGCGCAATTAGCCATGCGCTGTGAAATTCATGACCCTTTTGATGAGCGTACTCTTAAAGCGGGACATTGGAAAAGCAGGAAGAAAAAGCAATTAGAGGCTGATCTCCATGAGTTTTACGATTGGGTAGAAAAAACAGTAGATACTTTACCTGATGAAAAACTGAAGGAGATGACCTCCTTCGGGTCTGAAGACATTCCCGTTTGGAGATTATTTTATGCATTAGAAAATCACATTATACATCACAGAGGCCAGGCGGTTTGTTATCTTAGACTTAATGGGATTACGCCTATCGGCTATGTGGGCTGGTAAAAAATATGCAACCTTCCATAGAACTTTTCGGAATACGAATTGATGAGCCGGTAACCACCGCTACCGACTTACTAGTAGGCATTACCTGCCTTATTTGTGCATTCAAACTAAAAAAACTAGTTCGGACTTTATGGATACATAAAGCCATATTTTGGTATTTCCTACTAATGGGGCTTGCCACCATTATGGGAGGTCTGATGGGGCATGGATTTTTATATGTGTTAGGGTTCTATTGGAAGTTACCCGGATGGTTCCTGAGCATGATTGCTGTAAATCTTTTGGAAAGGGTGATGATACATTTTAGTGCTACAGAGCTTAGTCCAAAAATGCTCCGGTTCTTTTCCATATTTAATCTGGTGGAGCTAGGCTTCTTTATGCTGATGGCTTTTGGAACTCTAAATTTTCTATATGTCCAAATCCATTCCACTTATGGTTTCTTAGTAGTAGTATTTAGTTTTTGTGTATATAACTACCGGAGAGGACATCACCCGGAAATCATGAAAAACATGATGTGGGGGGTCTTTTGGATATTTATATGTGCAGTAGTTTTTGTGGGAAAGTTAAGTATCAGCATCTGGTTCAATCATGCTGATCTAGCACATACGTTTATGTTCATTGGAGCCCTATATTTTTACAAGGGCTCAAAAGGTATATTAAAAAGCCCGGAATAACCGGGCTCTTGAGTTTGGTTATTTACTAGATATTAAAAAAAAAGTGCGTCAGATTTTGATTTGTCGCATTTTTTTGTGAGATTTATATCTAGTTACACGACTAGACATGGGATATCCGACGAAAATTCAATTAATTAAGAGAGCCAAGAGTGAGCAGTGGTACGTAAATTTTCCTGCTGCTGTTGCGCAAGCCATAGAGTTCCAGCAAGGAGAAGTGGTGGAATGGGTGATTGACGATCATCAACGTTTGGTTCTACAGCGTAGTGACGACTCTGTAAAAGAGCTTAAAAAAAAACTCCCAAGGAAGGTCTAATTTGTTCTTTTCGGGAATTATTTGAAAAGTGCTTACCAGCGTTTAATCAACTTAGAACCTTTGAGCGAGCTCGGACTCTTGCTTTAGGTGTTTTATCGTGTGTTGGCCGATGTACTATTACGGGAATGGTAACGGCCAGTGGTGCTCAGTTCTTGGACTGGTCGGCTACCTATCGCCTTTTTAAGGGCAGCCGAATGAATATGAGCAAGATATTTGGCTGTATACGCAAAGAAGTAGTACTTACTAACGGTTGGGAGCATCCTTATATTTATGCTCATATGGACGATACATTACTACGTAAACGAGGAAAGAAAATCTTCGGAACGGGTTGGATGCGTGATCCACTTGGTCCGCCATTTAGCAGTAATTTTGTGTGGGGGCAGCGTTTTATTCAAGTGTCTTTATCGCTACTAGAAAAGGGAGTGTTTGGGCCTTCTCGAGCAATTCCTGTTGACTTTACCCATTGTCCACCAGTAAAAAAGCCTACTAAAGGCGCTGACGAGCAAACCACAGCTACTTTTTTGCAACAACACAAGAAAGAGAAGATGAGTGCAGTAGGTCTGCAGCGTATCCTCTCTCTGAGAGAAGATTTAAATGCGGACGGTTTTTCTAATAAGAAAGTGGTGTTAAGTGTTGATGGTAGTTACACCAACGAAACGGTAATAAAAAAGCTGCCAGCCGGAGTGGAATTAATAGGGAGAATAAGAAAAGATGCAAAGCTATTTTCTCCTGCCGAAGTAAAAATAAATCAAAGGGGAAGAAAACCTTATTTTGGAAGAGAGTTACCTACACCAGAACAAATACGGCAAAGTCCAGAAATACCATACCAAAAGATAGAAGCATGGGCAGCAGGTAAAAAACGAGTCTTTGAGGTGAAAACACTAAAAAATGTTAGGTGGAGGAAATCCGGGGAGCGAAACCTGATGCTAGTCATTATTCGTCCAGTTAGTTACCGACTTACAAAAAGCTCCAAATTACTTTACCGAAACCCTGCCTATCTAATTTCTACCTCCCAGCATATAGATATCCAATTACTTGTACAGGCTTATATTAGAAGGTGGGAAATAGAGGTAGGCTTTCGTGATCAAAAAACATTGATCGGCTGCGGACAGGCACAAGTGCGTGAGAAAACAGCTGTCGAGAAAGTGCCCCAATTTATATCAGCATGTTACGCAATGATCTTACTGGCAGCTCACAAATCAAACGAAAAAAAATCGCAGCAACTTCCAGGAACTAAATGGTACAAAAACGCAAAAAGAAAAAGAATTACCACAGGAGATTTACTCAATCGTGTGAGAATGGAAAACTGGCTTGAAAGTGTACAAATTAATTTAACCGACTTCGCAAAACTCCAACAAAAAATGGCAAAGTTGGGTAAAATCAACAATCCAGCAATCGAAGCTATATTTTACAACAGAAATTAGCCAAAGAGGAGAGCCCGGAATAACCGGGCTTTAATTTTTTATACGTATTGCGACCACAAGGAATCTTCCAAATAGTCAACGATAGGCTCAGCATTATTATAATCTGAAAGATCAGTAGAAAGCTTCTTGATATCCATATGCATATGCTTAACACAGTTACCATACAGATCCTTTCTAAATCCTTTCTCTACCATTTGATCCACATACTGTAAGTTTACCAAACGAGCGATTATTTTTCCTAATACTACGGTTTGTCGTTGAACTAGAACTGTAGGCATTTCAAAATCCAAATGCTTTTTAAACATTGGAGCTACTCTGGAAGTTAGATCGAAAGAAGATAAATACTCGGAGAAATTACTCACTTTGCTTTTCTTCATTTGTTTCACAATGATCTCAGAGATTTGAGTGTAAAGCATCTCATTTGAACCTTCGAAGATCTGGAATGGTCTACTGTCTACTATACCTCGACCACCTATGTGATCGATCTTGTAACCGCTAGAACCGGCTAATTGAACGCAAATTTGAGCAGATTCCTGCATCAAATCAGTCACTAGAGCCTTCATGCTATTGGCTTGAACTCCTTCAGCGGCTAAGTCATACTGAATTCCACTCATGTTTGAACTATGCGCGCACATTCCGGATGCAAGGGTATATGCAGCTTGAATTCTCGATAATTGGAAACGAACGGAATCCATCGCGATAAGGGGCTGTCCACCTACTTTTCTTTTTGTAGTATGTGCTAAGGCTTCATCTAACATCCTTTGGATAAAGCCCATCCCCATTCCTGGGAACTGAAGTCTACTTCTGTGAAGTATATCCAGCATCATCTTTATCCCAGTGCTGGTCTGTTGTAATTTCTGATTTCCAGGCACCTGAACATCAACGGTATTAAGTCCGTAAGGGATCATATACAGACCTAGGTTGTTGAAATAATGTTCAACTTTAATCTTTTGTTCAGGCTTAGCATTATCCGTTACAAAGAATTCCACATCTCTGGCAAGATCATTCTCTTGCAAACTTTTACGAGCCGCTATGATCCAAAAATCCGCCATACCCGTCAATCCTTGCCAGTGCTTTACACCTTTGATTTTGTACCCTTCTTCTGTCTCAGTATAAGAAGTACGCATGTTTAATGCATCAGAACCATAATCAGGCTCTGTGATCATAAGACCACCCATAGCCTTTTCTTCAACGAATTTCTGAAAAATTGGAGCTTGAATTTCCGGATTCCCGTACTTAGCTAATGGCTCAAGAAAGAGTGCAATGTTAATACCGAAGGTTAGGGACAATGGTAAAGCTTCATAAGAAGCTGCTGACAATATACCGAGACATTCTTTCACTTCAGCACCTCTACCTCCGAATGCCTTTGGGATAGCAACTGAAAGTGGATTCATTTGCATTATTCCGTTCCAAACATTTTCAGGAAGACCGCGCTGAAGGCTTAATTCATTTATATTGGACTCGTCATGAAACAAAGATTTTAACCGCTGTTTGAAACGGTTTATAAACACATCAAAATTTTCTGTCATTTTTATTTTTAATACTGAAAAATCATACAAAGGTAGGATTTTGAAATGAATATAAATTATGATAGCAGTCATAAATGTAAATAATTGTAAAAATAGATGTTATAAATACTCAAATGAGCTTAAAACACCCTTTTATTCCCCAAAAAATGGGATATTACATCAGGGAAGCCTTACCTGTTTTTGACCATAAAAAAACTGAATAATTCTATATGATAGTTCATGCTTTAGAAGGAGTATTTCAGTTGGACTCTAAAATCTGACTTCACAGTACCTGGCAGCTCATCCCATCCTGATCCAAGATTTCTATCTAATCTACTCTGAGCAAATTTTACCCAAACATCCATGTTTTTGAGCAAAGGTCTTTTCACCAGGACATAATACCTGATTCCCTCTCCATAGTATGCCGGAAAAGAGGTGGCATACAATACATCATTTTCATAGATATATACCCTATTTTCATAGGAAGGAGCATGCAAATAGGCGCATCGGAGTTTCCACTTCCATTTACCTGTACTGCCTTCAAAATCATTTGCCCAGGCCCAGCCATCTCCAGAGACTGCTCTCCAGGCCCATTGACTTTGGACTTTCCAATCCTTAAAAAAAATCCAATCCACTCTTAGTCCCGCTCCTTTGGATAACCCGTATTTCTCCCTCCATTGAGCCTTAAACGTCAAAGTTTTTCTAGGTTTATACCAAAGTTTCAACGAATAATCTCTCCCTTCTGATGGATGAGAAATTCCAAATTTCAACCAAGGAAATTGGTAAAGGTCATAGTGCCCCTGCAATTCCCAATGTCTTCTAAACCTATATTTCCACCCCAAAAATTGGCCTCTTTCATTTATAGGTGTACTATTCTCAGAAAATGCATCCCCAAAAAGAGTGGTAAATCTTGCAGGATAATTCCTATAGACCAAGCTGACATCCAGTTCCCGGCCTATGGTGGCAGACAGACCAACTACACCAGCAAGTGCTTCAGAATACGCTATTTCACTAAAAAGGGTATAGTTTGCCCCTCCATAGTTGCCTTGTAGGGATAGTATTTGGTGGTGTTTACCTTGAAAAGAGAAATAATTGTAAAGTGCATCTCGCTTCCGAAATACCTTATCAAAATGAGTCTCCATATATGCCATACCTAAAGTCGAGTTTTTCAATCTCCTCTTTATTGATGTACCCCAAACTTGCTCCTTAACATTATCCTTTTTACCTATCTCATTCTCTGTCCTATGCAAACCGGAGGTCACCAGTGAAGTAAAGTTTTCTCCATCCAGATTGGCATCCCTGAATTGATGGGAGTAGAAAAAAGACAACTCCATATTCTTAAACTCAGAGTTTAGTGCCATCCCTCTGAAACCAAGATCTTCTGAAAGCGACTGAAAGGGACGAAAACCTAAATCACCCTTCTTGACTCCTAAGACGGGCTCACTTCCTTTACCCAGGGAAAAACCTCCGGAAGAGACCAAACCTTGTCCCCACTGAAAACTGTAATTCCCTAAAATCACCTGTTTAAGGGGTCCTAGGTTTTTCCATTGTAAGGTAATAAGGTAAT harbors:
- a CDS encoding glycoside hydrolase family 3 N-terminal domain-containing protein, with product MRKILIGLALACAQYAQAQIKPEFLTKTNMAWVDSVFNTLTLEDKVGQILMPRGNFSGQGYKPEVLKEWVKQYKLGGIVFFAGQPTVQASITNELQALSKVPMLVGVDMEWGMAMRLDSTVRFPYQMALGAIQGGDDLMYRMGVEVGKQSKRMGIHVNYAPVVDINNNPKNPVINFRSFGEDKWTVANKALAYMKGMQSQRLLTAAKHFPGHGDTGVDSHHDLPVISHSKEYLSENELFPFKYLIQNGLTGIMTAHLNIPALEPKSGLASTFSTKIVSELLRKELGFEGLTFTDAMDMQGAVKNFKPGEAMVEAFLAGNDILETFMDVPTAFEALKNAAISGKIPMKLLDERVKKILKAKAWVGLDRYEPIKMEGLLEDLNTIESDVVNRWMAERSLVALRASNLPIKDLRKPTAVISIGAEGVSSFQNMAAKYTQTKSVSVHKTSTLDELKEAVKIDGNLIVALHLSNNRPGANYGLEPYMLEALSLIPSRAVLVVLGNPYVLDKLSLPYQDIVLANQVTSYMEEAAAMGVFGGIEMNGRLPVTVNDSFKYGDGIWVQKLGRLAYGVPEMVGIDSKVLVARVDSVMQLGIKEKAYPGAVLQIAKDGRVIYEKPYGFHTYEQAAAAPQISTDGMKFQQANLNEVMDNSVAGTSVIKGAKAGRKVPGLVQMNDLYDLASVTKISTSALAVMQLMSENKFDLDQTFGNYHEPFKGSDKESMTFRNMLTHRAGLKAWIPFWMNCVDSVATLKKALSLHPEWEGEFIHDVRQKTFWDKLFGRKPANPVNYERTLAEVPGIWKKCLDASTITWHPGIFSNTRSEVFSVEIADTLFMNKNRVEYIFKQIESSPVNVNQGYVYSDLHYYTYPIFMEKLTGKKWEDYLKETYHGLGAYSLTYNPRRFYSLDQIAPTEKDTLFRKTLIHGRVHDEGAGMLNGISGHAGLFGNANDLMKLMQMYLQKGYYGGQQYIKPEVIDEVTSYQFPDEGNRRGIAFDKLDFDKKITNGPQLASPSSYGHSGFTGTFTWVDPKYNLVYVFLSNRVYPTRDNVKISTLNLRTAVGDEIIKTIQGK
- a CDS encoding DUF6787 family protein, whose product is MENQAKSGVLVRLQEKWGLESLFHVIAVLVVFSLAGSSVVFLRKGLFSILGFNEQTSLWIKTITYILFVFPAYQVLLLAYGFCLGQFSFFWEKEKKMGRWLAARFKKS
- a CDS encoding DUF6962 family protein, encoding MQPSIELFGIRIDEPVTTATDLLVGITCLICAFKLKKLVRTLWIHKAIFWYFLLMGLATIMGGLMGHGFLYVLGFYWKLPGWFLSMIAVNLLERVMIHFSATELSPKMLRFFSIFNLVELGFFMLMAFGTLNFLYVQIHSTYGFLVVVFSFCVYNYRRGHHPEIMKNMMWGVFWIFICAVVFVGKLSISIWFNHADLAHTFMFIGALYFYKGSKGILKSPE
- a CDS encoding acyl-CoA dehydrogenase family protein, which produces MTENFDVFINRFKQRLKSLFHDESNINELSLQRGLPENVWNGIMQMNPLSVAIPKAFGGRGAEVKECLGILSAASYEALPLSLTFGINIALFLEPLAKYGNPEIQAPIFQKFVEEKAMGGLMITEPDYGSDALNMRTSYTETEEGYKIKGVKHWQGLTGMADFWIIAARKSLQENDLARDVEFFVTDNAKPEQKIKVEHYFNNLGLYMIPYGLNTVDVQVPGNQKLQQTSTGIKMMLDILHRSRLQFPGMGMGFIQRMLDEALAHTTKRKVGGQPLIAMDSVRFQLSRIQAAYTLASGMCAHSSNMSGIQYDLAAEGVQANSMKALVTDLMQESAQICVQLAGSSGYKIDHIGGRGIVDSRPFQIFEGSNEMLYTQISEIIVKQMKKSKVSNFSEYLSSFDLTSRVAPMFKKHLDFEMPTVLVQRQTVVLGKIIARLVNLQYVDQMVEKGFRKDLYGNCVKHMHMDIKKLSTDLSDYNNAEPIVDYLEDSLWSQYV
- a CDS encoding ComEA family DNA-binding protein, whose product is MKKWISILFLWMSYTCYSQEIPEEWKEGWGDENLERKLEDLYALIQEPLDLNKVSRDELMSLSFLNVRQVEDILIHREKYGHFLSIYELQVIPSLSLDILRKLAPIVKVSSNLAAGGSESHFLLYRTDFTLEKSKGFLEDEFGGDRLRQHLRYKWVNRDRFSLAFLMEKDPGEKDMFDHYLITLQWKNLGPLKQVILGNYSFQWGQGLVSSGGFSLGKGSEPVLGVKKGDLGFRPFQSLSEDLGFRGMALNSEFKNMELSFFYSHQFRDANLDGENFTSLVTSGLHRTENEIGKKDNVKEQVWGTSIKRRLKNSTLGMAYMETHFDKVFRKRDALYNYFSFQGKHHQILSLQGNYGGANYTLFSEIAYSEALAGVVGLSATIGRELDVSLVYRNYPARFTTLFGDAFSENSTPINERGQFLGWKYRFRRHWELQGHYDLYQFPWLKFGISHPSEGRDYSLKLWYKPRKTLTFKAQWREKYGLSKGAGLRVDWIFFKDWKVQSQWAWRAVSGDGWAWANDFEGSTGKWKWKLRCAYLHAPSYENRVYIYENDVLYATSFPAYYGEGIRYYVLVKRPLLKNMDVWVKFAQSRLDRNLGSGWDELPGTVKSDFRVQLKYSF
- a CDS encoding IS701 family transposase, yielding MCSFRELFEKCLPAFNQLRTFERARTLALGVLSCVGRCTITGMVTASGAQFLDWSATYRLFKGSRMNMSKIFGCIRKEVVLTNGWEHPYIYAHMDDTLLRKRGKKIFGTGWMRDPLGPPFSSNFVWGQRFIQVSLSLLEKGVFGPSRAIPVDFTHCPPVKKPTKGADEQTTATFLQQHKKEKMSAVGLQRILSLREDLNADGFSNKKVVLSVDGSYTNETVIKKLPAGVELIGRIRKDAKLFSPAEVKINQRGRKPYFGRELPTPEQIRQSPEIPYQKIEAWAAGKKRVFEVKTLKNVRWRKSGERNLMLVIIRPVSYRLTKSSKLLYRNPAYLISTSQHIDIQLLVQAYIRRWEIEVGFRDQKTLIGCGQAQVREKTAVEKVPQFISACYAMILLAAHKSNEKKSQQLPGTKWYKNAKRKRITTGDLLNRVRMENWLESVQINLTDFAKLQQKMAKLGKINNPAIEAIFYNRN
- a CDS encoding DinB family protein; this translates as MKVTRKSAIKTLGLIGFSANVLGNNKEEFSAFREEFKVAWRSSRKYTLELYNQMPEKLMDYKYTPESFSWRTQFVHCIIFNAAQLAMRCEIHDPFDERTLKAGHWKSRKKKQLEADLHEFYDWVEKTVDTLPDEKLKEMTSFGSEDIPVWRLFYALENHIIHHRGQAVCYLRLNGITPIGYVGW